The sequence below is a genomic window from Pseudobdellovibrionaceae bacterium.
GCTGGTTAAACTCCATTGGATGGCGGCTTCTGCATTGTAGTTGATCTTTGAAATCCAATCCGCAGTGCCTGGTCCCACTTGATTTTCTACATGAAGCGAGTTGTAGTATCCACCAATCCCTAATTTGTAACGGATAAAATTTCCTGCCTTTGCAAAGGGGCGATCTTCGTCAGAAGACACACGCGCTGGAGATGAAGCAACTTCTGTTTGCGCTTGCACTACTGGCGCTGAAACTTCTCTATCTGGTAGTGTTGTATTGGAGGCCACACCTATATTCTGCAAAGGGTCCACTTCCAATTGTGATTGCATTTCCAGAGTCAGACTTTTCGGCAGATACTTGTTATTAAACGACTGATCTTGAGGGGCGTCTACATTATTTGTCTTTGGCGCAGTTGCTGGAGAAGGCGTGTTTGTGGGTTGACGATAATGCACTTTGCTCTCGGCCTGCCACGTATTACTATGAAGGCTAGGTTTTTTTAATTTTGCCATTGTGGGCAGCACGCTCACTGTTTCTTTTAAAGCACTCGCCATGTTAGGAGTAAGATTGGAGAACTCTATATCAACTCTGCGATTTTTTTCCCTACCTGCTTCAGTAGTATTACTGGCAATGGGCATTACAGAGCCCACCCCTTTACTGATCAGACGCTCTGGAGCAATTCCTCGCTTGATCAAATAGTCAGAAATAAATAAGGCACGTTTTTGTGATAAAAATTTATTGCTATAGTCTTTACCAATATT
It includes:
- a CDS encoding OmpA family protein, translating into MRILLWVGVLLCACVAKAETVDITLRTQFVFGKAEVTKRSQQVLDQLYQVMVDFPTAQALITGHSDNIGKDYSNKFLSQKRALFISDYLIKRGIAPERLISKGVGSVMPIASNTTEAGREKNRRVDIEFSNLTPNMASALKETVSVLPTMAKLKKPSLHSNTWQAESKVHYRQPTNTPSPATAPKTNNVDAPQDQSFNNKYLPKSLTLEMQSQLEVDPLQNIGVASNTTLPDREVSAPVVQAQTEVASSPARVSSDEDRPFAKAGNFIRYKLGIGGYYNSLHVENQVGPGTADWISKINYNAEAAIQWSLTSSQSTWMGIRVSGHKQDYEHNNAPSLYSWDGEAPDLFRAALMFDFESTRFGFGLDFEVNEEAFLYENAFLVTIEKNKVFGLATRLKYKILAEDSHSARLGLDVSYAVGGVEDAVKDIIKETKAKDRLSYVGYLDFRTKDIFKEHELGVKFYYGLRSFANEHNLQEEEIVGLLFTLYSPAWL